The Gossypium hirsutum isolate 1008001.06 chromosome D07, Gossypium_hirsutum_v2.1, whole genome shotgun sequence genome includes the window tACTAAAAATTACGAGGGAGGAAgtatcaaaaattttaaagaagtatTAAAATTTATGAGAATATCAAAAATTACGAAgaataccaaaagaaaatatatgagGAAGTACAAAAATTCAtgagagaataaaaaaaaacttttaagtattttattattaatttgtttttacCATTACTAAATAATTTTCGGTTTCatcttattatataatttttagttttgataTATCCATGTaatactatttaaattttttttattgagttggtgtcacctaCCAATTAGTCTCAATTTAGTTAGGGAAATTACTTTAATgtcccttcacatttaaaataaaatatatttaagggtactttagtttttttttaatttgaaaacaaataaaaatatgcatatgatatGAGATTTGAACTTATGCCAATTAGGTTAGCAAAGTTTTtaatttaccattcaaccaaatttttattttaatattttttttcacatttaaagtttattatgcacactttattacctccatcaactgtatatattttaataatattattgattGAGATGATGTCATAAATTAACTAGACACTAACTTAGGATTGACAACAACACAaagataaataattatactcattaGTAACCTTAATCTAATGTATTCATGTgttttattatcatgcatattattattaattagtttcaaattatacatttcattatttattctaTGTCCTAAATATATGGTTTCCACGCGCATACGCAAGGATAGTGTACTTCCTAATATGGATAAAgaaaattatttacaaataacGATtacattagttttatttttatatatttaatttatttatttactgaTACAGTATAAAAGTTGgtacatatataaatttttttattatgattaatataattttaattatgatttaatatcaaataattttaaataatatgattttaatcattttaattattatttaaaaaatattttatattttatattttattattcattataaatatatttttaattatttattctataccctaaacttattttaaattaatatatctaatattttactataaacatattttaatctatcatttaatattaatatatcatcaatgtaTGAGTTTTATGCACCATCAATAAATAACAATACAATAATTTCTAATaatgttatttaaacataattaaatattaattataattattagattttttttttgaattttgtgtatGAAGTTTATGGCTTAAGATTTAATGTTTATATCAAATCTCAAGTCACTATCACCAATGTAATTGATTTCAAACAAGAATAGGCTGGTAGGGCCAACcccataaaatgaaaaatttctccagtaattttttataatttataaaatttaaattaataatattaaaattgcactttaacttctaaaatgataaaataaaatttattttaatccttcaaaaattaatatataaactattaaaataataaaattataattttactatagtaaaaatatataatttaatatttacatacatCTAAACAATTTGAATGTTACCCTCCTACTCAATCTCAACCTTATAATTACTTTTCTATTCTCCCCAACACAAATCTTACGCATGCAAAGGATGCATTGGTTTAAGGCAATCCTAGCCGGGCTAGAATTGGTCGCATACTCCACGACCACAAAGGATTATCCCTtacgattttttttcttttattggtAATGCTGATCCGGCACTGACAGAGACCCTCACGATTAAGGAAATTACCATTTCATGGCTGGAGACGGGCACGTTCCTATAACTATGAGCTCATCATTTGAGAGTGACTGCAGCGATGCACTTCAGTATTCTACTAAAGCCCCTACAATTTTTAGGAGCATTGATGTTTCTTGTTGTAAATGCTGAGGAGGCCAGAGTTGGGAAACCAGACAGACCTCGAGGGATGAAAATGTAAATGCAGATAAGGTAGTTAAAGCCGGGGTGAACAGCTCTGCTGTCTGTCCGTAAATCAATTTTGCCTTTGCAGGGAGTGTACCTAGTTTAGCAGAGGTGAACGGATCCACTGTATTATTGCTGCCTTTGGTTGTGACGAGTTGCACTAGAGTTCCTGCTCCCTTTCCATCCTCTTTTCGGCTTCTGGTTTTAGTGAGTTGTTACAATGCAGGGTCTATCTATTGTTTATTTTGGTTCTCTTATTAAAGGAATGATAGTTTAGTTTTCAGAAAAGAAAAATCAGCTTGAGATAAACAGGGTTTTCTTATTGATAATTTTTAGCCATGTGAATGAACAgctatatatattgatatagaACTAGGCTTAGCTAGACAATGAACACCATCCATGGATGCATGCGTGTAAAAGAGAGTTTGTAGTTGCagagaaatgaaaaatataaaaaactaatgaGAAAACATAGCTAAAAGAAGAGGAATAAGATGATCGGAGATGATTTTGTTAGTTTTTTCAGTGGGATGGAAAGCATcccaaaatacatatttattgGCATCACTGCATGTAAATGGATTATACTGATTGCATAGGTAACTCATTTCGAATGTCCCCGTCGAACAACATGCCACTCCCGTCACCTCAAACCCTACAATTCCACATTCCAAACACCCATTTTTTAAAATCcaattttatatttgataaatgataAGAGAGCTACTCATAACTACAGAGTCTGTGAAGATAGTCATTGTCCCATCACATTAAATGCTTCCAAGTAGAGATCTTTGTGTCATTACCGATTTCTTATACAATATTTCATTATAACACTTAAAACCAACCAGCATTTATCTTCTTCTTATTGAGTAACATTCATAATTGCTGATTACAATATGCTAATAGAATAAATACATTTTCAGACAAGGAAAAGAAAACATTCATTAAAAGCTTTCCCCGGTCTCTTAGATGACAACTGTTTAGCATCAATGGTTTCAtctatttaactttattttttataattcattaaaagaaaatatttttttataaagttaatttctttatttatggTAACTGTTTatcaaaaaatagataaaattaaaaatcacatcatataaattaaataaatataatctaTACATCCCTTCAGTCATAAATTAGGTTTtagtaaaattgaaataattaatgttTGAGGTCCCTGCAACGCATGCACCCCGATTACCGCCCTGGTTGAGCTATTATGGTCCTAACACCTTAAGAGTTGATGAGTTGCAGATAAAAGCTACTGAAAATTTTCTACTTCTACttagttttgttttaaatgatttaattaattcaaaaatacTCTGCAAAGTGGTCCAACGAAGCAAAATGCAGCAAAAGAGAAACTTACCGAAGAGAGAAGGTCTGGTAATAATCTGATAGAAAATGTCATAGGCAGGTGCAGACACCATTCGCATTCCAGGAAGCTCCTTGTTTAGTTTTGCAACCAGGCCTTCCAGTTTCCTGTTGAATCCGGATGCCACGTTGTTGTATTCGGGTACACAGTCGTTTTGGCCCAGGATATTGGTGGCCCTCTCCAGCGGCAAACACCCCATCGGAGGAAGGCCGGTGATGGATATTTTCCGGACACCTAGAGCGTGGAGTTCCCTTACGAAGTTTTCGCCCAGTCCTAGCAGGAAATCCTGGTATTGCCTCACTGAGAACTGGGATTTTCGGGTGGGGAAAACGTAGTAATTTTCTAGGAAATCATTCGTCCCTAAGCTCATTAGATACAAGGCCTCTCTCAGAATCTCATTTGCCTTATTTTCACCGACGTAGCTTCTCAGCTTTCCCTGGTATTCTTTGTAATACTCTAATTCCTTCCATAGTGGTATCACATTCTGCAAAAACCGTAAAAGGGAACAAATATTCAATAATTAGCTTCTTCTGGGGCATGTTTATATATAGGTGTAGTG containing:
- the LOC107955722 gene encoding GDSL esterase/lipase At2g42990, which gives rise to MFFGSTPVLLWLFFLSLSPLTKAKVPAIIVFGDSSVDSGNNNLISTVLKSNFQPYGRDFYGGQPTGRFCNGRIPPDFISEAFGLKPAIPAYLDPAYNISDFATGVCFASAGTGYDNATSKVLNVIPLWKELEYYKEYQGKLRSYVGENKANEILREALYLMSLGTNDFLENYYVFPTRKSQFSVRQYQDFLLGLGENFVRELHALGVRKISITGLPPMGCLPLERATNILGQNDCVPEYNNVASGFNRKLEGLVAKLNKELPGMRMVSAPAYDIFYQIITRPSLFGFEVTGVACCSTGTFEMSYLCNQYNPFTCSDANKYVFWDAFHPTEKTNKIISDHLIPLLLAMFSH